The following coding sequences are from one Malaciobacter pacificus window:
- the soxX gene encoding sulfur oxidation c-type cytochrome SoxX, with protein MILIKKILAATAVSGFIAINGFASDADLIKEGEKIFNSKNLGNCLACHGANGKNIDGPGSMGPNLQYLSAWPEQALYDKIYDPYVTNPISAMPAFGKNGWLSDQEIKAVVAYIKTIN; from the coding sequence ATGATTTTAATTAAGAAAATACTAGCTGCGACTGCAGTTAGTGGTTTTATTGCTATTAATGGATTTGCATCAGATGCAGATTTAATTAAAGAGGGTGAGAAGATTTTTAATAGTAAAAATTTAGGTAACTGTCTTGCGTGTCACGGTGCAAATGGTAAAAACATTGATGGACCAGGAAGTATGGGACCTAATCTTCAATATTTATCAGCTTGGCCAGAACAAGCATTGTATGATAAAATTTATGACCCATATGTAACAAATCCAATTTCAGCAATGCCAGCATTTGGTAAAAATGGTTGGTTAAGTGATCAAGAAATTAAAGCAGTTGTAGCTTATATTAAAACAATAAATTAA
- the soxY gene encoding thiosulfate oxidation carrier protein SoxY, with amino-acid sequence MNRRNFLGLGLGALAVAAAVPSQLSAVNFRETKPKAWTATKVDEAIKEIFGTTDATEGGINLSAPDIAENGAVIPVSFDTELKASKIAVFQDANPESAVAVFTIPEAGIIDYGIRIKMAKTGTVTVVADVNGKLHKVSKLVKVTIGGCGG; translated from the coding sequence ATGAATAGAAGAAATTTTTTAGGACTAGGATTAGGTGCATTAGCAGTTGCTGCTGCAGTTCCTTCACAATTAAGTGCTGTTAACTTTAGAGAGACTAAGCCAAAAGCTTGGACTGCAACAAAAGTTGATGAAGCTATAAAAGAGATTTTTGGTACAACAGATGCAACAGAGGGTGGAATTAATTTAAGTGCTCCAGATATTGCAGAAAATGGTGCGGTAATTCCTGTTTCATTTGATACAGAATTAAAAGCTTCAAAAATAGCTGTATTCCAAGATGCAAACCCAGAATCTGCAGTTGCTGTATTTACTATTCCAGAAGCTGGAATTATTGATTATGGTATTAGAATCAAAATGGCAAAAACAGGTACTGTTACAGTAGTTGCAGATGTAAATGGAAAATTACATAAAGTTTCTAAACTTGTAAAAGTAACAATCGGTGGTTGTGGTGGTTGA
- the soxZ gene encoding thiosulfate oxidation carrier complex protein SoxZ, with product MAKTRIKAKLKKGVVTVKALSKHPMLSYQEAKRANKETNFITYYKAEVNGKIVFEASTSQFLSKDPYMKFLFKGDDVKKGDTITITWSDLKGKTEVSDAKIK from the coding sequence ATGGCAAAAACAAGAATTAAAGCAAAATTAAAAAAAGGTGTTGTAACTGTTAAAGCTTTATCAAAGCACCCAATGTTAAGTTACCAAGAAGCAAAAAGAGCTAATAAAGAGACTAATTTTATTACTTATTATAAAGCAGAAGTAAATGGTAAAATTGTATTTGAAGCATCAACTTCTCAATTCTTATCAAAAGATCCTTACATGAAGTTTTTATTCAAAGGTGATGATGTAAAAAAAGGTGACACAATTACTATTACTTGGTCAGACCTTAAAGGTAAAACTGAAGTAAGTGACGCAAAAATCAAATAA
- the soxA gene encoding sulfur oxidation c-type cytochrome SoxA, whose amino-acid sequence MLSKLVKSTALVAIITCAANAGEYNKEPENDRKELVKYFEAKFADAEKNRYAFFPYSTDDELKNNIMKGVKFEEFSKGNYAFSKNGRASYDEIKEFPPTEEFVEKGEALYEEPFANGKSFKDCFPDPEIGGQYPYFDEKRKDVVSLTQAINECLETNGEKPWNTKKGKMAHLEAYFAFATGEAEKKVDIKVNSADALAAYQRGKEYYYSQRGYLKLSCATCHVQGAGQRVRNESLSQFLGQTTHFPVYRLKWAAASADNDGLGTLERRMSGCIKDQGQVPPGDTSKTMKELLYFMAYMSNGMTVDGPDIRK is encoded by the coding sequence ATGTTATCAAAGTTAGTTAAATCTACAGCTTTAGTTGCAATTATAACTTGTGCTGCTAATGCTGGAGAGTATAATAAAGAACCAGAGAATGATAGAAAAGAGCTAGTAAAATATTTTGAGGCAAAGTTTGCTGATGCTGAAAAAAATAGATATGCTTTTTTCCCATATTCAACTGATGATGAGTTAAAAAACAATATTATGAAGGGTGTAAAATTTGAAGAGTTCTCAAAAGGAAACTACGCATTTTCTAAAAATGGTAGAGCCTCTTATGATGAAATCAAAGAATTCCCTCCAACTGAAGAGTTTGTAGAAAAAGGTGAAGCTTTATATGAAGAACCATTTGCAAATGGTAAGTCATTTAAAGATTGTTTCCCTGATCCAGAAATCGGTGGACAATATCCTTATTTTGATGAAAAAAGAAAAGATGTTGTATCTTTGACTCAAGCAATTAATGAGTGTTTAGAAACTAATGGTGAAAAGCCGTGGAATACTAAAAAAGGTAAAATGGCACATTTAGAAGCTTATTTTGCTTTTGCTACGGGTGAAGCTGAAAAGAAAGTTGATATTAAAGTTAATAGTGCAGATGCATTAGCAGCTTATCAAAGAGGTAAAGAGTATTACTATTCTCAAAGAGGATATTTAAAACTTTCTTGTGCAACTTGTCACGTTCAAGGTGCAGGTCAAAGGGTTAGAAATGAGTCTTTATCTCAGTTCTTAGGTCAAACTACTCACTTCCCTGTTTATAGATTAAAATGGGCAGCTGCAAGTGCAGATAATGATGGTTTAGGAACATTAGAAAGAAGAATGTCTGGATGTATTAAAGATCAAGGTCAAGTGCCACCAGGTGATACTTCAAAAACTATGAAAGAGTTGCTATACTTTATGGCTTATATGTCAAATGGAATGACTGTTGACGGTCCAGATATTAGAAAATAA
- a CDS encoding rhodanese-like domain-containing protein has translation MKLLKKLVLTAAITTLYSTSSFASEGNDNFVAISPGVKSVDITLNGESFTIMRNQSKDSKISSLYDTTFRGTPQPISLGAGIETLGEIEFIEYMKKAQNDKSIAIIDSRKPGWFAKLRIPGAVNVPFTNFNEKDTAIEMMEDEMGVVEKEDGTLDFSNAKTLVLYCNGYWCGQTPGMVKNAEYALLKMGYPAEKIKYYRGGMQAWTSLGFTVIGEASK, from the coding sequence ATGAAACTATTAAAAAAATTAGTTCTTACAGCAGCTATTACTACTTTATATTCTACTTCTTCTTTTGCTTCAGAAGGTAATGACAATTTTGTTGCCATATCTCCAGGTGTAAAATCAGTTGATATAACATTAAATGGTGAATCTTTTACTATTATGAGAAATCAATCAAAAGATAGCAAAATTTCATCACTTTATGATACAACTTTTAGAGGAACTCCTCAGCCAATTAGTTTAGGAGCTGGTATTGAAACTCTAGGTGAGATTGAATTTATAGAGTATATGAAAAAAGCTCAAAATGATAAATCAATAGCAATTATTGATTCAAGAAAGCCAGGTTGGTTTGCAAAATTAAGAATTCCAGGTGCAGTGAATGTGCCATTTACTAATTTCAATGAAAAAGACACAGCTATTGAAATGATGGAAGATGAAATGGGTGTGGTTGAAAAAGAAGATGGTACTTTAGATTTTTCAAATGCAAAAACTTTAGTGTTATATTGTAATGGATATTGGTGTGGTCAAACACCAGGTATGGTTAAAAATGCTGAATACGCACTTTTAAAAATGGGGTATCCAGCTGAAAAAATTAAGTACTACAGAGGTGGTATGCAAGCTTGGACTTCATTAGGTTTTACTGTTATTGGTGAAGCCTCTAAATAA
- the soxB gene encoding thiosulfohydrolase SoxB — translation MSKLSRREFVYMMAMLGAAPVFANSHTRMVETSQKLEDYYKLKPFGNARFLHMTDSHAQLLPVYFREPSVNIGLHGNLGKPPHIVGEKLLDYYGIKGNKRLEYAYSCVDFEKHAKVMGRTGGFAQIKTVVDYLRESFGKDKTLLMDGGDTWQGSATALYTRGKDMVGAMNLLGVDVAVGHWEFTYKAEEVLENVKMLDAEFLAQNVKVKEDALFEETDVAMAAYDQDSGHAFKPYTIKKMGNARVAIIGQAFPYTTIANPQRFIPDWTFGINDEGMQEIVDEVRETEKPDAVIVLSHNGYDTDKKMAEVVTGIDFIMGGHTHDGVPEAYPVKNAEGTTYVCNAGSNGKFLNVLDLDIQNGKIKDFKFTLLPIFSDLIPEEKSMKKYIEDVRAPFMKELTREIATTDVTLFRRGNFNGSWDQIICDALLEVKDAEISLSPGFRWGTSVIPGQAITFDDLMTQTAMTYPETYARDISGKDIKLILEDVADNLFNEDPFYQQGGDMVRTGGISYKINPKAKMGERISDITLTRNGQKIDASKSYKVAGWSTVGAKSPGEPVWETVETYLKNVKHISKLNVDTPDIVGVKGNPGIV, via the coding sequence ATGAGTAAATTAAGTAGAAGAGAATTTGTTTATATGATGGCAATGCTAGGAGCAGCGCCTGTATTTGCAAACTCTCATACAAGAATGGTAGAAACTTCTCAAAAATTAGAAGATTACTATAAATTAAAGCCATTTGGTAATGCAAGATTTTTACATATGACTGACTCTCATGCTCAGTTATTACCAGTATACTTTAGAGAACCAAGTGTTAATATTGGTTTACATGGTAACTTAGGTAAACCACCACATATTGTTGGTGAAAAGCTTTTAGATTACTATGGAATTAAAGGTAATAAAAGACTTGAATACGCATATTCATGTGTTGATTTTGAAAAGCATGCAAAAGTAATGGGAAGAACTGGTGGTTTTGCTCAAATTAAAACAGTTGTTGATTATTTAAGAGAATCTTTTGGTAAAGACAAAACTTTATTAATGGATGGTGGTGATACTTGGCAAGGTAGTGCAACTGCATTATATACAAGAGGTAAAGACATGGTTGGTGCTATGAACTTACTAGGTGTTGATGTTGCTGTTGGACACTGGGAGTTTACTTATAAAGCAGAAGAAGTTCTTGAAAACGTAAAAATGTTAGATGCAGAATTCTTAGCACAAAATGTTAAAGTAAAAGAAGATGCATTATTTGAGGAAACTGATGTTGCAATGGCAGCATATGATCAAGATTCTGGTCATGCATTTAAACCATATACTATTAAGAAAATGGGTAATGCAAGAGTTGCTATTATTGGTCAAGCATTCCCTTATACTACAATTGCAAATCCACAAAGATTTATTCCTGATTGGACATTTGGTATTAATGATGAAGGTATGCAAGAAATAGTTGATGAAGTAAGAGAAACTGAAAAACCTGATGCAGTTATTGTATTATCTCATAATGGTTATGATACAGATAAAAAAATGGCAGAAGTTGTTACTGGTATTGACTTTATTATGGGTGGACACACTCACGATGGTGTTCCAGAAGCATATCCAGTTAAAAATGCTGAAGGTACAACTTATGTATGTAATGCAGGTTCAAATGGTAAATTCTTAAATGTTCTTGATTTAGATATTCAAAATGGAAAGATCAAAGACTTTAAATTTACTCTATTACCAATTTTCTCTGATTTAATTCCAGAAGAAAAATCTATGAAGAAATATATCGAAGATGTAAGAGCTCCATTTATGAAAGAATTAACTAGAGAGATTGCAACAACTGATGTAACTTTATTTAGAAGAGGTAACTTTAATGGTTCTTGGGATCAAATCATTTGTGATGCATTATTAGAAGTAAAAGATGCAGAGATTTCATTATCTCCTGGATTTAGATGGGGAACATCTGTAATTCCTGGTCAAGCGATTACATTTGATGATTTAATGACTCAAACAGCTATGACATATCCAGAAACTTATGCTAGAGATATCTCTGGTAAAGATATTAAGCTAATCTTAGAAGATGTTGCAGATAACTTATTTAATGAAGATCCATTCTACCAACAAGGTGGAGATATGGTTAGAACAGGTGGAATCTCTTATAAAATTAATCCAAAAGCAAAAATGGGTGAAAGAATTTCAGATATTACTCTAACTAGAAATGGACAAAAAATTGATGCAAGTAAATCTTATAAAGTTGCAGGTTGGTCAACTGTTGGTGCTAAATCTCCAGGTGAACCAGTTTGGGAAACTGTTGAGACTTACTTAAAAAATGTAAAACACATTTCAAAATTAAATGTAGATACTCCAGATATCGTTGGAGTAAAAGGAAACCCTGGAATTGTTTAA
- a CDS encoding thioredoxin family protein, with product MFKKPLLIISMLCFNLFASSEYEEGKKVFEAKCSSCHTSYVSINKLKENFFEKNNKLLNLKAPTVNMLAYAIMDSSKKIGDPTDPEMRQIEIEEFLKSYLEKPDIFNSICDEHILKFYDVKPSMKGELSDDDYINLSYFFMEYKENLDIKQEIVLDSDFDEDEIILNAQKDNKLIMVYATSQDCYFCRKMEKNVLSYNDIKKQIDKNYIYIKVDVEKMGLPFNLVEKYKKITPSFFVLDSDGKFITQYPGSWTKSDFKEILQENIK from the coding sequence TTGTTTAAAAAACCACTTCTTATTATTTCAATGTTATGTTTCAATCTATTTGCAAGTAGTGAATATGAAGAGGGCAAAAAAGTTTTTGAAGCGAAATGTTCATCTTGTCACACATCATATGTATCTATAAATAAATTAAAAGAGAATTTTTTTGAAAAAAATAATAAGCTACTTAATTTAAAAGCTCCAACAGTTAATATGTTAGCATATGCTATTATGGATAGTTCAAAAAAAATTGGTGATCCAACTGACCCTGAGATGAGACAGATTGAGATTGAAGAGTTCTTAAAATCATATTTAGAAAAACCAGATATCTTTAACTCTATTTGTGATGAACATATATTAAAATTCTACGATGTTAAGCCTTCTATGAAAGGTGAATTAAGTGATGATGATTATATTAATTTATCATATTTTTTTATGGAGTATAAAGAGAATTTAGACATAAAACAAGAGATAGTTTTAGATAGTGATTTTGATGAAGATGAAATAATTTTAAATGCACAAAAAGATAATAAACTTATAATGGTTTATGCAACTTCACAAGATTGTTATTTTTGTAGAAAAATGGAGAAAAATGTTCTAAGTTATAATGATATTAAAAAACAGATTGACAAGAATTATATTTATATTAAAGTAGATGTTGAAAAAATGGGCTTACCATTTAATTTAGTTGAAAAATATAAAAAAATTACACCATCATTTTTCGTTTTAGATAGTGATGGAAAGTTTATTACACAATATCCTGGAAGTTGGACTAAGTCAGATTTTAAAGAGATTTTACAAGAGAATATAAAATAG
- a CDS encoding MOSC domain-containing protein: protein MTNIGKVIQTFSADKNSSGLPRPIVSSLNLIVDYGIENDKFALKDLDQTVMMVGLKSYDIAKQEGINLVHGALGENILVDFDPHEYKIGDVFYIGDSAIEITQICTVCNHLSVFDKKLPKLLKSHRGLYCKILNSGIITKEKEVLFKEDR from the coding sequence ATGACAAATATAGGAAAAGTAATACAGACATTTAGTGCTGATAAAAATAGTAGTGGTTTACCAAGACCAATAGTTAGTAGTTTAAATCTAATAGTTGACTATGGGATAGAAAATGATAAGTTTGCACTAAAAGATTTAGACCAAACAGTTATGATGGTAGGATTAAAATCATATGATATTGCAAAGCAAGAAGGCATTAATTTAGTTCACGGTGCACTTGGAGAGAATATTTTAGTTGATTTTGACCCACATGAGTATAAAATCGGTGATGTATTTTATATTGGAGATAGTGCAATTGAAATCACACAAATATGTACCGTTTGTAATCATCTAAGTGTTTTTGATAAAAAACTACCAAAGTTATTAAAATCCCATAGAGGTTTATATTGTAAAATATTAAATAGTGGTATTATCACTAAAGAAAAAGAAGTATTATTTAAGGAAGATAGATGA
- a CDS encoding DsrE family protein, translating into MKKFLLVLFLGLFSLANAEFSEPKPSFENPRKVVYSLHVGDLDTVSHTIGSMYNILKEYPAESLKIVVVAYGKGVRALKKDYDERTLTRIKSLMEYDVEFIVCKNTIETMKWTEEDFIDGVDYTQAGIVEVIERQVDGFIGITAY; encoded by the coding sequence ATGAAAAAGTTTTTATTAGTTTTATTTTTAGGATTATTCAGTTTGGCAAATGCAGAGTTTTCAGAACCAAAGCCAAGTTTTGAAAATCCTAGAAAAGTTGTTTATTCTTTACATGTAGGAGATTTAGACACAGTTAGTCATACAATTGGTTCTATGTATAATATTTTAAAAGAGTATCCTGCTGAGAGTTTAAAGATAGTTGTTGTAGCTTATGGGAAAGGTGTAAGAGCCTTGAAAAAAGATTATGATGAAAGAACTTTAACAAGAATTAAATCTTTAATGGAATATGACGTGGAGTTTATTGTATGTAAAAATACAATAGAGACTATGAAATGGACTGAAGAGGATTTTATAGATGGTGTTGATTATACACAAGCTGGAATTGTTGAAGTAATAGAGAGACAAGTTGATGGATTTATAGGAATTACTGCTTATTAA
- a CDS encoding MBL fold metallo-hydrolase, with amino-acid sequence MLRSIVFIAILMTSIFGQNFSIDKIKKEVKAINTQDLIKLLDEKPNTVVLDVRIKEDIVKQGGYIKANKYTNISRDKLEYLVENEISKDKKVVVYCFNGNISLLATKRLNDMGYKNAIWYQDSYKGWSEAKQTISSLDYDTNSILYNKVKEVSKDVYTSIGATQPSTYENSGHNNNFGFIVGDESVLVWNAGANYLLAKNFHEEIKKITNKPVKYVVLENSQGHAMLGSSYWKEQNAQIISHELAKDEIEKKGEKIYQRQKQVLKDKMIGTKVVIPDITFQDTYKIDLGNKTVELKYFGYAHEYSDIAIWLPKEKILFAGDLAFHQRMLPIFEITDTALWLEAWDKLEELNAQIVIPGHGDVTNMTEVRKYTKGYLEFLRTKVEEVLDNDGTLEDAYKIDQSEYAHLDTFKQLALRNVARVFKKMEFE; translated from the coding sequence ATGTTACGAAGCATCGTTTTTATAGCAATTCTAATGACATCAATTTTTGGACAAAATTTCTCAATTGATAAAATAAAAAAAGAAGTTAAAGCTATTAATACACAAGACTTAATAAAATTATTGGATGAAAAACCTAACACTGTAGTTTTGGATGTAAGAATAAAAGAAGATATTGTAAAACAAGGTGGATATATTAAAGCCAATAAGTATACAAATATATCAAGAGACAAACTTGAATATTTAGTAGAAAATGAAATTTCTAAAGATAAAAAAGTTGTAGTTTACTGCTTTAATGGGAATATATCATTATTAGCAACTAAAAGATTAAATGATATGGGATACAAAAATGCTATTTGGTACCAAGATAGTTATAAAGGCTGGAGCGAAGCTAAGCAAACTATTTCATCACTTGATTATGATACTAATTCAATTTTATATAATAAAGTAAAAGAAGTATCAAAAGATGTATACACATCAATTGGAGCAACTCAACCTTCAACATATGAAAACTCAGGTCATAACAATAATTTTGGTTTTATTGTTGGAGATGAGTCAGTTTTAGTTTGGAATGCAGGAGCAAACTATTTACTTGCAAAAAACTTTCATGAAGAGATAAAAAAAATTACTAATAAACCTGTTAAATATGTAGTTTTAGAAAACTCTCAAGGTCATGCTATGTTAGGAAGTTCATACTGGAAAGAACAAAATGCTCAAATCATTTCTCATGAATTAGCAAAAGATGAAATTGAGAAAAAAGGTGAAAAAATTTACCAAAGACAAAAACAAGTTCTAAAAGATAAAATGATTGGCACAAAAGTAGTGATTCCTGATATAACTTTTCAAGATACCTATAAAATAGATTTAGGGAATAAAACTGTTGAATTAAAATATTTTGGATATGCCCACGAATATAGTGATATAGCTATTTGGTTACCAAAAGAGAAAATATTATTTGCTGGGGATTTAGCTTTTCATCAAAGAATGCTTCCAATATTTGAAATTACTGATACTGCTTTATGGCTTGAAGCTTGGGATAAATTAGAAGAACTAAATGCTCAAATCGTAATTCCAGGACACGGTGATGTTACAAATATGACTGAAGTTAGAAAATACACAAAAGGTTATTTAGAATTTTTAAGAACAAAAGTGGAAGAAGTTTTAGATAATGATGGAACACTTGAAGATGCTTATAAGATAGATCAAAGTGAATATGCCCACCTAGATACATTTAAACAGCTAGCACTTAGAAATGTTGCTAGAGTCTTTAAGAAAATGGAGTTTGAATAA
- a CDS encoding alpha/beta hydrolase has translation MFKKSLLMSFLFGATLSLSAANISNDECSKKGDNFIFAGNECIEYKAYTGDTDESLNIIVHGSWKEGTNILGRYAPFAESIAFQTDVTTVAVALPGYSGSSTNNFPSLLNSKGIENLSSNKEYLAFVEDLVSKIKEKYEATNVTYIGHSAGCAMGATLLGLNNELVSNLLCAGGSFKKDKDGLIKATDVIDNISKDVKIALVYGTKDDISEPQKTIDFYNLAKEKGLNVELIKVEGAGHLDLDMTDPSVAAIIKLNEEE, from the coding sequence ATGTTTAAAAAGAGTTTATTAATGTCATTTTTATTTGGAGCGACACTTAGTTTAAGTGCTGCAAATATTTCAAATGATGAGTGTTCAAAAAAAGGTGATAATTTTATTTTTGCAGGAAATGAGTGCATTGAGTACAAAGCATATACAGGCGATACTGATGAGAGTTTAAATATTATTGTTCATGGTTCTTGGAAAGAGGGAACTAATATTTTAGGAAGATATGCTCCTTTTGCTGAAAGTATAGCTTTTCAAACTGATGTTACAACAGTAGCTGTGGCACTTCCTGGATATTCTGGAAGCTCAACTAATAATTTCCCTTCACTTTTAAATTCAAAAGGAATTGAGAATTTATCTTCAAATAAAGAGTATTTAGCTTTTGTAGAAGATTTAGTATCAAAAATAAAAGAGAAATATGAAGCAACAAATGTAACTTATATTGGTCATAGTGCTGGTTGTGCAATGGGTGCTACGCTTCTTGGTTTAAATAATGAATTAGTTTCAAATCTTTTATGTGCTGGTGGAAGTTTTAAAAAAGATAAAGATGGTTTAATTAAAGCAACTGATGTAATTGATAATATTTCTAAAGATGTAAAAATTGCATTAGTTTATGGAACAAAAGATGATATCTCAGAACCACAAAAAACAATAGATTTTTATAATTTAGCAAAAGAAAAAGGTTTAAATGTTGAACTTATAAAAGTTGAGGGGGCTGGACATCTAGATTTAGATATGACAGATCCTTCTGTTGCAGCAATTATAAAATTAAATGAAGAAGAGTAA
- a CDS encoding MBL fold metallo-hydrolase, protein MLKKVLGSLILTSIYTFAFDYNLKPTKVSNDVWCFFGELDMPKKENGGFMSNSCYIKTSDSFVLVDTGASYEFAKQSYEQMKKIADLPVKNVLITHGHDDHWLGNSFYKEKFDAKLYGPSLINKEYNENSEIRGVKILQGDNALKTKFIKIDNDIKEATTLNIGSKKIMIVPIGVKAHTSDDLYVYLPDDKVLFSGDMVMNGRVTSNRDGSVIGALKALEIINNQKWDVLVPGHGTDTSKTATKEFVEYFTLLKQRVIEAIEEDIGADEITKIVTMDEFKNKPLYEQLNSRNVFDAFRELEFYEGE, encoded by the coding sequence ATGTTAAAAAAAGTATTAGGTTCACTGATTTTAACTTCAATCTACACATTTGCATTTGATTATAACTTAAAACCCACAAAAGTTTCAAATGATGTTTGGTGTTTTTTTGGTGAATTAGACATGCCTAAAAAAGAAAATGGTGGTTTTATGTCAAACAGTTGTTATATAAAAACTTCTGATAGCTTTGTTTTAGTTGATACAGGTGCTAGTTATGAGTTTGCTAAACAATCTTATGAACAAATGAAAAAAATTGCAGACTTACCTGTTAAAAATGTTTTGATTACTCATGGTCATGATGACCACTGGCTAGGTAATAGTTTTTATAAAGAAAAATTTGATGCAAAACTTTATGGACCAAGTTTAATTAATAAAGAATATAACGAAAATAGTGAAATAAGAGGTGTTAAAATTCTTCAAGGAGATAATGCTTTAAAAACTAAGTTTATAAAGATAGATAATGATATAAAAGAAGCTACTACATTAAATATTGGCTCTAAAAAAATCATGATTGTACCAATTGGTGTTAAGGCTCATACTTCTGATGATTTATATGTTTATTTGCCAGATGATAAAGTATTATTCTCAGGTGATATGGTTATGAATGGAAGAGTTACATCAAATAGAGATGGTTCTGTAATTGGTGCTTTAAAAGCCTTAGAAATCATCAATAATCAAAAATGGGATGTGTTAGTTCCAGGTCATGGAACAGATACTTCAAAAACAGCAACAAAAGAGTTTGTAGAATACTTTACACTTTTAAAACAAAGAGTTATTGAAGCTATTGAAGAAGACATTGGAGCAGATGAAATCACAAAAATTGTTACAATGGATGAGTTTAAAAATAAACCTTTATATGAACAATTAAATAGTAGAAACGTATTTGATGCTTTTAGAGAGTTAGAATTTTATGAAGGAGAGTAA
- a CDS encoding HD-GYP domain-containing protein, whose product MDKKKQIKFNMNNFLISTSVALDFMQFHRIGTSMGHSKRVAYIALKLGEKYNLDSKDLSDLCSYALASNLGLSGCFNEKSFCEIANESVKDFVFQNEKQDILLYQKECFDGSGPYELKANDIPLFSQIIFLAKTLDDKFDLGTRNIQKRFEAVEFVKENINTLFCEDLVDKFFECVNDVSFWENMYNEADTLMFIYSSFEDYTAPVDFETVVKIARVYHLLENFSSRFLDVCALVCDFYEFDHKDKMTFLIAASFANIGKLSIGRRILDKKEPLDVYEIEIIKAYPFYTNKILSNIIGFADITSWAIKVQERLDGSGYINSLDAKELAFKDRLLAVLYAYNALRERREYRDSYSHKDAIEVLKFEASENKFDEVIIKDIEEIFKES is encoded by the coding sequence ATGGATAAAAAGAAACAAATTAAATTTAATATGAACAATTTTTTAATTTCAACTAGTGTAGCTTTAGATTTTATGCAATTTCATAGAATTGGTACATCTATGGGACATTCAAAAAGAGTTGCATATATAGCACTTAAACTTGGTGAAAAGTATAATTTAGATTCAAAAGATTTATCAGATTTATGCTCTTATGCATTAGCTTCAAATTTAGGATTAAGTGGATGTTTTAATGAAAAAAGTTTTTGTGAAATTGCAAATGAAAGTGTAAAAGATTTTGTATTCCAAAATGAGAAACAAGATATTTTGTTATATCAAAAAGAGTGTTTTGATGGCTCTGGTCCTTATGAATTAAAAGCTAATGATATACCACTTTTTTCTCAAATTATATTTTTAGCTAAAACTTTAGATGATAAGTTTGATTTAGGAACTAGAAATATTCAAAAAAGATTTGAAGCAGTTGAGTTTGTAAAAGAAAACATAAATACACTTTTTTGTGAAGATTTAGTTGATAAGTTTTTTGAGTGTGTAAATGATGTTTCATTTTGGGAAAATATGTATAATGAAGCTGATACATTAATGTTTATTTACTCTTCATTTGAAGATTATACTGCACCAGTTGATTTTGAAACAGTTGTAAAAATAGCAAGGGTATATCATCTTTTAGAGAACTTTAGTTCAAGATTTTTAGATGTGTGTGCTTTAGTTTGTGATTTTTATGAGTTTGACCATAAAGATAAAATGACTTTTTTAATAGCTGCAAGTTTTGCAAATATTGGAAAACTATCAATTGGTAGAAGAATTTTAGATAAAAAAGAGCCTTTAGATGTTTATGAAATTGAGATTATAAAAGCTTATCCATTTTATACAAATAAAATATTATCAAATATTATTGGATTTGCAGATATTACATCTTGGGCAATTAAAGTTCAAGAAAGACTTGATGGAAGTGGCTATATAAACTCACTTGATGCAAAAGAATTAGCTTTTAAAGATAGATTATTAGCTGTTTTATATGCATATAATGCCCTAAGAGAAAGAAGAGAGTATAGGGATTCCTATTCACATAAAGATGCAATTGAAGTTTTAAAATTTGAAGCTAGTGAAAATAAATTTGATGAAGTAATAATCAAAGATATTGAAGAGATTTTTAAAGAGAGTTAA